TTGTAATTACGATCTGTTCCCAACATAGAAGACAAAGAGTCCTCACTAATACTGGATTCATAATAAGAACCTTGGCCTGTAGTTAGGGGTAGGGTGGACATGAGCACATGGCCCTCACCTTCTGAATTCCCCCTAGATGACCATGATTAAAACATAATTATCACTTTTCTCCTCGGCCTTTTCAGCCATTTTGGTTTTAGGTCCATCAATCACGAGAGCTATTGTTCTGTTCCCACCTGACTTCTACAGATAGAGCACTGGGAAGGGAAACCAGCTCGAGAGCATTCCCTAATAGAGACGTTGAGTGAGTTTTCTCTATTGTTGCCAGCTTGTCGGATTAAATGAAGCTAAACGATTGGGACTTGTGCATATTGCTCTCTAATTGTGGCGCATTGTTAAAGCTTTAATTGCCCAATCAGAATCAGCCACCATGTGATTTCAAAGATGAATAACGAAACCAAACAACCGTACAGTTGAGTGTGTTTGCCCTTAAATTATCCTTTTATGGCCGGCCTTAATGATCAGCACCTCTGGCTGTACAGAGGAGACGACATTCAGGTCAGTATTTATGTTGTCCTGCTGCTTTAGAGCTGAAAGatagagaaaaagacagagagttGACATGTAGATCTTTCTGAGGACAAATCATTAATCTCTTTGCATCCACGCGGGCCACTGGAAACCCACGTAGGGTCTATCTAGGGTTTTACAGAATTCTTGTGCATTTCCACACCCAAATATAAAAGCTTACCAGAAAAATTGTGACACCAAAATGAAggtttatgattttatttgaaagaTAACATCTTCTAGTTTCTGAAAGGCCAACCATTTGCCATGTGGTTAAATCATAACTCTACTGTAGCTGTAAACCTAGGTGGTTCACCATCGGCCATGTGGATGTTAAGACAATAAAAAGTTAGAAAGGCCTCCAATAAAATCCTTCTTGAAGTGCTGACAAACATTGTCAGTAGAAAGCCATAATTGACAGCTCATATAATTCTATCCACACTTCTATTAAAGTACCATAAGCCTTTCATTGAGTGTATCTAGATGAGGTGAACATCTGggaggaagagcaggaggaTCTATCTAATGATGCAGGGATCAACACTGTTAAGGCAAACCACTTCCAAAGTTTTCCCCTGTTTCCAGCTTCTTCTCATACCTGAAAAATGTGTTTCCCATTAGAGAGAAAGGAATGTAATTTCATGACTTCGAGACATGCTGGACCTCCAGACAAGgagcagcaaagacagaaagagtaAAGAAAGAGCGTGTGGAGTGGTGCGATGCGTCCGTTCCAGGAAAATGTCCAGCTCTAAGTTAAGGTTCGCCGGGAGGCGTGTGTGTGGTTTGAAACCCTGGCACTGATTTGTTTCTAAATCCCAGCTGAAGGTAATTGAACATGATAAATGTCCTCGAAGTGCACCCATGAGTGTGTGCAGCATCAGTTGTTGTGTGCTTGCAGTGTGTATAGGTGGGAGTGTTACTCTGAGCGAGTCTACTAGGAGACAAAAAACCACCAGAGGAATTTTCCTTTTCTCATGTTTTGGTGATGTAGTGTCACAACACGCAGCTACCTCATTTGTTTCCTGCACAGAGCGCCTTTGGCAGATGGAAAGCAATGATTGTTGTTAGCACTGGCTGTTTTCTGGTTGACTGAGTGCTGGCTGGTCTTTGCAGTTTGTCCTGTACAAGTCTTCCTCTGTTGGCTAATTTGGAGGAGAAGAGGTTTCTTGCTCGGTAATAAATCACTGATCAAAATTCAAACTCATGTGTACTCACTCTCACTGCTTAAATACAGATACAGAAACAACTTATTATTTAAGCCgaagaaataaaaagcagatCTTGCAGTTTGCCCCTGGAAGTGTTTTTACACTTTAATATGCAGAAATGTTTCATGGTCAAGTGTGGCGGAGTCAAGGAGAGAAATGTTAGGGGAAGGAAAAGTGGCACTTAATGAAGAGTCAACAACAAGCCCTTGAATTACTATAacaggttaaaaacaaaattatgaggaatgcaattttcttttttgttttgttagtttgctGATTAcctagatttaacatttagtctGAAAATATCAGATAATTTTCAGAACAAATAACTTCCTAGAGCCAAGGGTAACACAATTAAACTTGCTTTAAAAATCAGCCTCAAGCCAGAGTGTTAAtgaaaacttcagttttttagTGACTGTTAATTCAGTGCATGTCATTTTAATATGCATCGAGATGTGATCCCAAGTGAATCCAGGTCAAAAATGCAGCTACCAACTACTGCATTGTGAATAAGTACACAGTGTTTTGGCCACCACCATGTTGGATTTCTGGAGCAAGAGAAAATCATACTTAAGGGACGCCCACATTGGCCCAATGACAAGCAATGACGAGGGGTGTTGGTGCAAAGTGGGTGAGTACTGAGTTAAACCTCTCACCTGCGTTGAGCGATAGAAGTGCCTAACCAATGAGGATCCTGATGACTTATTAGGAAGAAGACAAAGGACATCACATAAAGTAGGAACTTACAGACAGAGGATACAGCTAACTAATGTTAGAGCATTACCTAGGCAACCAGAGCCTGGTATGATCAAAGGTGACatccaaacaggaaacaggaagctccattAGATGACAGGGTGGAGTGTTGAGTTCTCTGCAAAAAGAGTAGGTGGTCTGTTGTGACATTATTCATCAGATAATTATAAGAACATTTCCCAAAAGCACCAAAAGCAGAATAGAACAATTTTCTCCCTGAAGCCCTTCTGACTGGCTGCCCCTCATAAGGAGATTTGAAAAGGGTGGAGCTTCagccagagctgtgtgtgtctgagatgaccatattagggataGCCATGATCTCTGAGCTTTCAGCTCACAAGGATAATTATTTAAACCTTtgaccatgtttaatatgaagaTCTACAACTGAATCGGGAGATATGTCAGGAAATATGGAAAGGTCCCCACCCTCCAGGTCCAACTAATGGTTTAAGACAGCCAAGGTTTCATTCAGATTAATGTAACTTGCACAGATTAGTCGCCTCATCCACCCGGGCACCTGGAATCAATACAATCAATGCAAAATACAGCAGATACATCCCGGCAGTTAAACTCAGTGAAACTCATCACAAATCTAATCATGAAGTGAAAAGTGCGCTGTGAGTGGTTGCCATGGCAACCGCCGAGTATCATACATGGATATATGGAGTCACTgactgtgagaga
This genomic window from Astatotilapia calliptera chromosome 16, fAstCal1.2, whole genome shotgun sequence contains:
- the LOC113008271 gene encoding uncharacterized protein LOC113008271 isoform X3 — translated: MTKRKNQGEKLGGNTAHHLSVISESTGEPSTPTHLIRRKAGGSRELSRERRELNTPPCHLMELPVSCLDVTFDHTRLWLPSHQDPHWLGTSIAQRSQQRKTCTGQTAKTSQHSVNQKTASANNNHCFPSAKGALCRKQMRYEKKLETGENFGSGLP
- the LOC113008271 gene encoding uncharacterized protein LOC113008271 isoform X1, with protein sequence MSPKYPSNSKKSFVNLVVTKKREAKTPQLGPGNGSGWIDDWMNGWIDAKRKNQGEKLGGNTAHHLSVISESTGEPSTPTHLIRRKAGGSRELSRERRELNTPPCHLMELPVSCLDVTFDHTRLWLPSHQDPHWLGTSIAQRSQQRKTCTGQTAKTSQHSVNQKTASANNNHCFPSAKGALCRKQMRYEKKLETGENFGSGLP